In Carassius auratus strain Wakin chromosome 12, ASM336829v1, whole genome shotgun sequence, the sequence gggagtcagaGCAATGCAGAGGCTTGATCTTTGTCTCCTGCACCGTTGCAGCCTGAGGGTTCTTTCCATTCCTGTAGAAACTGGAAAGAAATTAACATTCTGTCGCTTACTTTCTGGGCTCATTTATGCTTGCTCTGTTTTGCACGCGCTGCGGCTTCAAATGTGGTTTCATGTGGAATTCTGCCTGTTCATGGACTAGACAGAGTCATTCATCACACCCATTTTAATGCCATAGTTAAGAGATAAATGCTCATGGGAGCATAAAATATAGTGCTGATATCTGCCTTTGTGGGTTTTAAAAGACAAGGGCCGATTTCTCTCATTTGAGTAATTTTTGAgactcttttctctttttcatacTGCAGGTTATCAGTATCAAGGATAACGATAGTCTTGCAGCGCGGCTTGCCGTGGAGATGAGGGCAGATCTTCTCATCGCTCTCTCTGATGTAGAAGGTGAGAGATTTCAGTTTGAATATCAATCAGTGAATACATAAGGTACCataagttactaaatatatattaaaaataactacagGAAAGGTTTAAAGACTGATTCTCACTCGTTTTGATGCAGTCTAAAGCTTTCCATAGTAAATAGTAACATGCTTTTAATATTTGAGTAAACTAATAATTACACTCAAGCCATTTTACATACCTTTCTCACACTTTACAGGCCTTTACGACAGCCCACCAGGGTCAGACGATGCCAAGCTCCTGGACACATTTTACCCTGGGGACCAGCATTCCATAACCTATGGCACAAAGTCCAGGgttggcattggaggaatggaaGCTAAGGTTGATTACAGAAAGATTATCTGAGATGTACACTCGTACTATATAGCTTTTGTTAGGATCATTAACTGAAACTGACAGTCTGTGTTTAATAAACTTTAGGTTAAAGCTGCTCTCTGGGCTCTCCAAGGTGGGACGTCCGTTGTCATTGCTAACGGCACGCACCCCAAAGTCACAGGTCATGTGATCACTGACATTGTTGAGGGCAAGAAAGTAGGAACCTTCTTCTCAGAGGTCAAGCCAGCTGGTGAGTTACCACATGTTCTACTGATTCAGTTTTACTTTTCTTCTAATGTGATTCATTTACCTCTGTTTGTTGAAAGACCTCAGATGCCACTTTTCTTCATCCACAGGTCCCACGGTCGAGCAGCAGACAGAAATGGCTCGCTCTGCTGGGAGGACTCTTGCTTCCCTTGAACCAGAGCAGGTTAGCTGAACTTTTAAACCGGTATTTTAGATGACTTTCTGAAATCATCTGCACATATTTTACCAGAAACGGTAGAATCATTATATTTAgaaaaaggaatattctgggttattTTCATCTTAACATGTTTAGACAGCGTCTGTGTCATATCAATCTGTTTGTCCACAGAGAAGTGACATCATCTGCGCATTGGCTGATCTCCTTACTGAGAGGAAAGACGAAATCTTATCTGCCAACAAAAAGGACATGGAGCATGCTGTCAGCACGGGTATCAGGAATTAATTGCTACTCTCCAGACCATGTGCAAACCAGACCATTTTTCCCCCACTGAAGCCGTGTATCACAAAGgcgttattgttttttttttttttggcgcacTCGATCTCAATCTGTTATGTTACAGGTCGTCTGTCTCCGGCCATGCTGAAGCGACTCAGTTTATCATCATCTAAACTGAACAGTCTATCCATTGGCCTGCGTCAGATAGCAGTGTCCTCTCAGGACAGCGTTGGCAGGGTTCTGCGCAGGACTCGTGTGGCAAACAACCTGGAGCTGGAGCAGATCACTGTCCCCATAGGAGTACTGCTGGTCATCTTTGAGTCACGACCAGACTGCCTTCCTCAGGTCAGGTGCACAAAATGCATGCATCTACATAACTTTTGGCTCATTGTTTTAGTTTTCCTGTATGTGAGCATTTTTATGTTTGGGCCAGTGGGTGGTGGTTAATGATCTGGGCTGTAAACTGAAAGGTTGTCGATTCAAATGTGTCTGTGTACTTTAAGTAATTTAGTgtaaacatctgctaaatgtctacattatttactttttatttatattttttcaatccCAACAGGTTTCTGCTTTAGCCATTGCCAGTGGAAATGCACTTTTGTTGAAAGGTGGCAAAGAGGCGGCCAACACGAATCGCATCCTGCATGAGCTTGCTCAGGAGGCTCTGTCCATCCATGGAGTCAAAGACGCCATCCAGCTGGTAAATAAAgcttgccaaggctgcatttatttgatcagaactccaggtaaaaatagcaatattgtgaagtattattacaatttaatttgtaagtcttcattgtcacatgatcctttagaagtTTGATGCATATAAagatttcttattgttatcaatgctTAAGAaaagttgtgatgcttaatatgtTTTTGGATCACTTTTTaaagatactttgatgaatagaaggtacCAAAGAgcagcatatatttgaaatagaaatcttttatatcatgttttactgtcacttttgataaattgaatgcatctttgctgtataaaattaataacaaaaaaaaaaacaaaaaaaaacttttgtttggtTGTGCATATGTGTATATGTACTGTAGTCACCTAACCGATGTGATATGTGGCAGGTGAGCACGCGTGAAGAGGTGGAGGATCTGTGCCGTCTGGAGAAGATGATTGATTTGATCATTCCTCGTGGCTCCTCTCAGCTAGTCAGAGATATTCAGCGTGCGGCGAAGGGCATCCCTGTTCTTGGCCATAGTGAGGGGATCTGCCATGTTTATGTGGACCATGAGGCCAGTGTTGACAAAGCCATCAAGATCAGTAAGACTGCCAGTGAAGATTTAAGAATGTAGATGTTTTTTATTTCCACATAGGTACACTCCATGAACAACCATTGTGCTTTATAATGGTTTAAATTACACTGGTTATGTTTTATCTCTCTAGTCCGAGACTCCAAATGCGACTATCCTGCAGCTTGTAATGCCATGGAAACCCTGCTGGTGCATCGAGAACTTCTCAGAAGCCCATTGTTTGATCAGATCATCGACATGCTGAGGACCGAACATGTAAGACCGCATATATATTCACAGTATGTCATTCATACTTAATTAGGCTTACACTCTGAGGACTGTAACCGAATCTGTCTTTGgtctagaaaaaaataataatatagtgtttctgttgaagcTGCTTTCTGCCtcagggtaaaaaaataaaaataaaaaatgcaaatgcataccattacttcaaaagtttggggttgaagattataaaaaatgttttttgaaagaagtctctctctcaccaaggctgtatctatttaaacaaaaatgaaaaaaaagtgagaaaaagtgaaacattaaaaatgtggtttccttttctattttaatatatttttaaatttgaaattaaataaaattcatgTTTCAGAACCCATcactcagtcttcagtgtcacatgaatgttCAGAGCTTATGCTattttgatgctcaagaaaatcCCCTCATATACttctgcatattttaaaataatactctGTGCTTGTAATTATTGGTGATTTGACCTTTGTAGGTGAAGATCCATGCCGGCCCCAAGTTTGCGTCTTACCTGACCTTTAGTCCGTCAGAGGTGAAGTCTCTGCGCACGGAGTACGGGGATCTGGAGTGCTGTATCGAGGTTGTGGACAGTATGCAGGAGGCTGTTGATCACATTCATAAATATGGCAGTTCCCACACTGATGTTATTGTCACTGAAAATGGTAAGACTGCCCTATAGTGGTGGACAATCGTGTATCATAAATCTAGACAATTTGCGTTAACATTAGTTgcaagctgtgtttttgttgaagTATTTAGgtgctttaataatataaaaataaaatgacacgcTTTACCTTTAAATGCTACTTTGAACAAAGTGTTGTAGTGCCATTTAGTGGGAAGATTGATATTGCTTTCAAACATtgaatcttcatttttattttgttttttttcattaattcattcatcttTAACATACTGTGTGTAGAGGACACAGCAGAGCAGTTTCTTCAGCAATTAGATAGTGCCTGTGTCTTTTGGAACGCCAGCTCACGGTTTGCTGACGGATATCGGTTTGGTCTCGGTAggtgtcttttttcttcttttttttcacccaTGAACTTAACATTTTTCCCTTTTAATCTCATAATGACCCTGTGGTGCTTTGTAGGTGCGGAGGTTGGCATCAGCACGGCCCGTATTCATGCCCGTGGGCCTGTGGGGTTAGACGGGCTTCTCACTACCAAATGGGTTTTACGGGGCGAGGGCCACACAGCTGCAGATTTCTCTGAGCAGGGCAGCATGACGTATCTGCACGAGAATCTTCCGGTGGCACAGGTTCTCCCTGGACGAAGGACCACCAGCTAGGGTCATGAAATAAAAGCATCTACAATCTAGAATCAAATCCATCTGAAGTAAaagctcactcactcactttaaACCGGTTTCAAAACTCCCATCAGGCAGTGTGTTTGGAGTAAGTATGAATACAAGGAAGATCATCTGTGGATCGAGAGCTGTTCAGTGAgctcatacatttaaatttttccaAATGCACATATTTTAGTCAAGTGTGTCTTGTTCTCTGAAAAGAACCTGTTGAGCTTGCTGTATAACTACAGAGACATCAAGGAATTTTGCTTAAAGCCGTGGTCCAtcttattgtttttgtaatttgtgcattgtattgtttttttgagTAGAAAAATGTGGTAAAAAATAATGACCGCTTCACTCCAGTATGGAGTGAATGAAAAGAGGCCTCCCCGAACTGCCCATGTTatatatttgtcatatttaatGTGTGGAAAATGCAATAGGCACGAACATTTCTGAGCACTATTTtgagcattaaaaataatttgtgtacACATAACAACTTAAGCTTTAATGggtaaattcttttttttttatgtggcataGTGCTTGTCATATACAACATCTtatctgaaaaatatatttttcatttgacaTAGTGCTAGTCATATACAGTCCAAAATAAGAAAACCAATTAATTGAAAAGGAAAACTAGTATTTTCAAGCtgctctgtctgttttttttttttattattattattgaaaagaaAACCGAAAAACAATTTTTCTGTGCATTACCTTcctcattttgcatttttttttatttatgctcaCTGCTTTTTTAATCATGAATAATGTGCAGACCTGTATACATTTCTGTGTTGCTGCTGTAgaattctctttagcttttgacCTGAACTGCTTCAACAAATACCTTGTTATCTGTACTTTAAAGTGCTGTAATGCTCAACAAAATAATGATGCTTAATAGTATGAAAGGTAGTCtgaaaatgttcacattttttGTATGtagaataaaaatcttttttttttattttttatttttttacttttgaaattcTTCTGGGTACATTCGATGCCTCTGACAAAGACCTAAAAGTTGAATTTGTACCTGAAAGATGTTTGGAGAAGGATTTAGGGAGGAAACCGACAAGTATTGGGGCCATTTTGAACTTGATTAAATATCTTTCTTAAGTACAGTTCAGTGTGGAAAACATCAAGAGGCTGTTctgtagggagagagagagttgccAAGCACTAAGTGGGACGCGGAAGAGTGAAAACAATACTACAGAGGATTAATTATGTTGCTATTAGGAAAGAAGAGGCTGCGAGAAGACTGAGGCTTGCCATGAAAGTGCCAGTGCCTTTTGACTCGCAACTTCTTTTTATTCTCCAAAATGTGCGGTTTACGCTCAATGAGCCTTCATCAGAAACTCAAAAGATCCAGAGATGAAGAGAAACGAAGTCTCATTCATCTCTTATTGTGATCCAACTTTACTGCCTAAGATCTGTGATCAATGACTGTTTGGATGAAAGGGGTTAAAAAATGCTTAAATGAGGAGA encodes:
- the aldh18a1 gene encoding delta-1-pyrroline-5-carboxylate synthase isoform X2, whose product is MYLQKMFSCSQLLARPNALQTFKRAASQGKNPSSSTFLTLHAVRQWSNVPFFTVPLARAHGKSFAHRSDLRQAKRILVKLGSAVVTRGDECGLALGRLASIVEQVAMLQNQGREMMIVTSGAVAFGKQRLRHEILLSQSVRQALHSGQNQLKDMSLPVLEARACAAAGQSGLMALYEAMFTQYSTCTAQILVTNLDFHDDQKRRNLNSTLHELLRMNIVPIINTNDAVVPPPEPNSDLQGVISIKDNDSLAARLAVEMRADLLIALSDVEGLYDSPPGSDDAKLLDTFYPGDQHSITYGTKSRVGIGGMEAKVKAALWALQGGTSVVIANGTHPKVTGHVITDIVEGKKVGTFFSEVKPAGPTVEQQTEMARSAGRTLASLEPEQRSDIICALADLLTERKDEILSANKKDMEHAVSTGRLSPAMLKRLSLSSSKLNSLSIGLRQIAVSSQDSVGRVLRRTRVANNLELEQITVPIGVLLVIFESRPDCLPQVSALAIASGNALLLKGGKEAANTNRILHELAQEALSIHGVKDAIQLVSTREEVEDLCRLEKMIDLIIPRGSSQLVRDIQRAAKGIPVLGHSEGICHVYVDHEASVDKAIKIIRDSKCDYPAACNAMETLLVHRELLRSPLFDQIIDMLRTEHVKIHAGPKFASYLTFSPSEVKSLRTEYGDLECCIEVVDSMQEAVDHIHKYGSSHTDVIVTENEDTAEQFLQQLDSACVFWNASSRFADGYRFGLGAEVGISTARIHARGPVGLDGLLTTKWVLRGEGHTAADFSEQGSMTYLHENLPVAQVLPGRRTTS
- the aldh18a1 gene encoding delta-1-pyrroline-5-carboxylate synthase isoform X1, giving the protein MYLQKMFSCSQLLARPNALQTFKRAASQGKNPSSSTFLTLHAVRQWSNVPFFTVPLARAHGKSFAHRSDLRQAKRILVKLGSAVVTRGDECGLALGRLASIVEQVAMLQNQGREMMIVTSGAVAFGKQRLRHEILLSQSVRQALHSGQNQLKDMSLPVLEARACAAAGQSGLMALYEAMFTQYSTCTAQILVTNLDFHDDQKRRNLNSTLHELLRMNIVPIINTNDAVVPPPEPNSDLQGVNVISIKDNDSLAARLAVEMRADLLIALSDVEGLYDSPPGSDDAKLLDTFYPGDQHSITYGTKSRVGIGGMEAKVKAALWALQGGTSVVIANGTHPKVTGHVITDIVEGKKVGTFFSEVKPAGPTVEQQTEMARSAGRTLASLEPEQRSDIICALADLLTERKDEILSANKKDMEHAVSTGRLSPAMLKRLSLSSSKLNSLSIGLRQIAVSSQDSVGRVLRRTRVANNLELEQITVPIGVLLVIFESRPDCLPQVSALAIASGNALLLKGGKEAANTNRILHELAQEALSIHGVKDAIQLVSTREEVEDLCRLEKMIDLIIPRGSSQLVRDIQRAAKGIPVLGHSEGICHVYVDHEASVDKAIKIIRDSKCDYPAACNAMETLLVHRELLRSPLFDQIIDMLRTEHVKIHAGPKFASYLTFSPSEVKSLRTEYGDLECCIEVVDSMQEAVDHIHKYGSSHTDVIVTENEDTAEQFLQQLDSACVFWNASSRFADGYRFGLGAEVGISTARIHARGPVGLDGLLTTKWVLRGEGHTAADFSEQGSMTYLHENLPVAQVLPGRRTTS
- the aldh18a1 gene encoding delta-1-pyrroline-5-carboxylate synthase isoform X3, whose protein sequence is MYLQKMFSCSQLLARPNALQTFKRAASQGKMPLARAHGKSFAHRSDLRQAKRILVKLGSAVVTRGDECGLALGRLASIVEQVAMLQNQGREMMIVTSGAVAFGKQRLRHEILLSQSVRQALHSGQNQLKDMSLPVLEARACAAAGQSGLMALYEAMFTQYSTCTAQILVTNLDFHDDQKRRNLNSTLHELLRMNIVPIINTNDAVVPPPEPNSDLQGVNVISIKDNDSLAARLAVEMRADLLIALSDVEGLYDSPPGSDDAKLLDTFYPGDQHSITYGTKSRVGIGGMEAKVKAALWALQGGTSVVIANGTHPKVTGHVITDIVEGKKVGTFFSEVKPAGPTVEQQTEMARSAGRTLASLEPEQRSDIICALADLLTERKDEILSANKKDMEHAVSTGRLSPAMLKRLSLSSSKLNSLSIGLRQIAVSSQDSVGRVLRRTRVANNLELEQITVPIGVLLVIFESRPDCLPQVSALAIASGNALLLKGGKEAANTNRILHELAQEALSIHGVKDAIQLVSTREEVEDLCRLEKMIDLIIPRGSSQLVRDIQRAAKGIPVLGHSEGICHVYVDHEASVDKAIKIIRDSKCDYPAACNAMETLLVHRELLRSPLFDQIIDMLRTEHVKIHAGPKFASYLTFSPSEVKSLRTEYGDLECCIEVVDSMQEAVDHIHKYGSSHTDVIVTENEDTAEQFLQQLDSACVFWNASSRFADGYRFGLGAEVGISTARIHARGPVGLDGLLTTKWVLRGEGHTAADFSEQGSMTYLHENLPVAQVLPGRRTTS